Proteins from a single region of Desulfobacteraceae bacterium:
- the thrS gene encoding threonine--tRNA ligase translates to MIHITLPDGTLKKFEAPPTGLEVARTISEGLARNCVAMELDGRVVDLNTEITRDTRLRLITTRDPEAVEILRHSAAHVMAQAILHLYPDAKLTIGPAVENGFYYDIDMAPVSEEDFPAIEAEIQKIIKAKLPFKRRLVPKEEALAFYRAEPYKLEMLNALEDGQISFYSQGDFTDLCRGPHLPHTGFVKAIKLMKVSGAYWRADQKNAQLQRIYGTAFFDKKELAAYLNFLEEAKNRNHRKIGEAMALFSFHEEAPGMPFFHAKGMVLWNCLLDYWREEHRAAGYVETKTPILLNRGLWERSGHWENYRENMYTTVVDEEQYAIKPMNCPGGMLIYKNRPHSYKDFPIRAAEVGLVHRHELSGVLSGLFRVRAFHQDDAHIFMTPEQIQDEILGVLRLVERIYSTFGLGFHLELSTRPEKSIGTDAQWATATQGLESALKRYGRDYKINAGDGAFYGPKIDIHIKDALGRTWQCGTVQLDMALPERFDLWYVASDNEKHRPIMIHRVIYGSIERFFGILIEHFAGKFPLWMAPVQAILLPINDDLAAHARELRQQLEAAGIRTEVDDRTESLNKKIREAQLNRVPLILTVGAREKAAGTFAVRTLDGQVHQGLARESFFDKVRDHIRKRRLDLDIFGPPPARQP, encoded by the coding sequence ATGATACATATCACACTTCCCGACGGAACCCTAAAGAAATTTGAGGCCCCCCCCACGGGCCTTGAGGTCGCCCGCACGATCTCCGAAGGCCTTGCCCGCAACTGCGTCGCCATGGAACTGGATGGCCGGGTGGTCGATCTGAACACCGAAATCACCCGTGACACCCGGCTGCGCCTGATCACGACCCGCGACCCCGAGGCGGTCGAGATTTTACGCCACTCGGCGGCCCACGTGATGGCCCAGGCGATCCTGCACCTTTACCCGGACGCCAAGCTGACCATCGGCCCCGCCGTGGAAAACGGCTTCTACTACGACATTGACATGGCGCCGGTCTCCGAGGAGGATTTCCCAGCCATCGAGGCCGAAATCCAGAAGATCATCAAGGCCAAGCTGCCCTTCAAGCGCCGCCTCGTGCCCAAAGAGGAGGCGCTTGCCTTCTACCGCGCTGAACCCTACAAGCTGGAGATGCTCAACGCCCTGGAAGACGGGCAGATCTCCTTTTACAGCCAGGGGGATTTCACCGACCTCTGCCGCGGGCCGCACCTGCCCCACACCGGCTTTGTCAAGGCCATCAAGCTCATGAAGGTCTCCGGCGCCTACTGGCGCGCCGACCAGAAAAACGCCCAGCTGCAGCGGATTTACGGCACGGCTTTTTTCGACAAGAAAGAGCTTGCGGCCTATCTCAACTTCCTCGAGGAGGCCAAGAACCGCAACCACCGCAAAATCGGCGAGGCCATGGCGCTTTTCAGCTTCCACGAGGAGGCGCCGGGCATGCCGTTTTTCCACGCCAAGGGCATGGTGCTGTGGAACTGCCTGCTGGACTACTGGCGTGAGGAGCACCGGGCGGCCGGCTACGTGGAGACCAAGACGCCGATCCTGCTCAACCGGGGGTTGTGGGAGCGCAGCGGCCACTGGGAAAACTACCGTGAGAACATGTACACCACGGTCGTCGACGAGGAACAGTACGCCATCAAACCGATGAACTGCCCCGGCGGCATGCTGATCTACAAGAACCGCCCGCACTCCTACAAGGATTTCCCGATCCGGGCGGCGGAGGTCGGTCTGGTGCACCGCCACGAACTGAGCGGGGTGCTCTCCGGGCTTTTCCGGGTGCGCGCCTTCCACCAGGACGACGCCCACATTTTCATGACCCCGGAGCAGATCCAGGATGAAATCCTGGGCGTTCTGCGGCTGGTGGAACGCATCTACAGCACCTTCGGACTCGGGTTTCACCTGGAGCTCTCCACCCGGCCGGAGAAGTCCATCGGCACCGACGCCCAGTGGGCCACGGCCACCCAGGGGCTGGAGTCGGCCCTCAAACGCTACGGCCGCGACTACAAGATCAATGCCGGCGACGGTGCCTTCTACGGGCCCAAAATCGACATCCACATCAAAGACGCCCTGGGGCGCACCTGGCAGTGCGGGACGGTCCAGCTGGACATGGCGCTGCCCGAGCGCTTCGACCTCTGGTACGTGGCCAGCGACAACGAAAAGCACCGGCCGATCATGATCCACCGGGTGATTTACGGCTCCATCGAGCGTTTTTTCGGCATCCTGATCGAACACTTCGCCGGCAAGTTCCCCCTCTGGATGGCGCCGGTGCAGGCGATCCTGCTGCCCATCAACGACGATCTGGCGGCCCATGCGCGGGAGCTGCGCCAGCAGCTGGAAGCAGCCGGCATCCGCACCGAGGTGGACGATCGCACCGAGAGCCTCAACAAAAAGATCCGCGAAGCCCAGCTCAACCGGGTCCCCCTGATCCTGACGGTGGGCGCCAGGGAAAAGGCCGCCGGGACCTTCGCCGTGCGGACCCTCGACGGGCAGGTACACCAGGGGCTGGCCCGGGAGAGTTTTTTTGATAAAGTCCGCGACCACATCCGCAAGCGCCGGCTGGACCTGGACATCTTCGGCCCGCCGCCCGCCCGGCAGCCCTGA
- a CDS encoding HRDC domain-containing protein, translating to MTVPAASLHQAPSGFTPSDAAEAESFHLITTPVQLAELARRLEEAPALAVDLEADSMFHFREKVCLLQITTGTENFVLDPLALPDLEPLKRFFADPRVQKVFHGADYDVRSLHRDFGIELQSLFDTELACRFLGHQQSGLNAVLQARFGVALEKKYQKRDWSQRPLPPEMLAYAAADVSLLLPLAAALTAELKAAGRLSWVQEECDLLTRVRVPEDNAQPLFLRFKGAGRLDRATLAVLEALLQLRQSLAAQKDRPPFKVLSNAAVMKLAQARPRSLEALKATGALSPKQVKMLARPLLATVAEAEALPPNRLPRYPRTRVPAVGPEVANRAEALKRWREKRGSALGLSPGLLCNNTLITALAARNPRRPADLDSLPDLKNWQKQVFGDEILQVLRKISP from the coding sequence ATGACCGTACCCGCCGCTTCTCTGCACCAAGCCCCGTCGGGGTTCACCCCGTCGGATGCCGCCGAGGCTGAATCTTTTCACCTGATCACCACTCCCGTGCAGCTGGCGGAACTGGCGCGCCGCCTGGAGGAAGCCCCGGCCCTGGCAGTGGACCTGGAAGCCGACTCGATGTTTCACTTCCGTGAGAAGGTCTGCCTGCTGCAGATCACCACCGGCACGGAAAATTTCGTGCTCGACCCGCTGGCCTTGCCGGATCTCGAGCCCCTCAAACGTTTTTTCGCCGACCCTCGCGTGCAAAAGGTTTTTCACGGGGCGGACTACGATGTCCGCTCCCTCCACCGGGATTTCGGGATTGAGCTCCAGTCGCTCTTCGATACCGAACTGGCCTGCCGCTTTTTGGGCCATCAGCAGTCGGGGCTGAACGCCGTGCTGCAGGCGCGCTTCGGCGTGGCCCTGGAAAAGAAATACCAGAAACGCGACTGGTCCCAGCGTCCGCTGCCGCCGGAGATGCTGGCCTACGCCGCGGCCGACGTCAGCCTGCTGCTGCCCCTGGCGGCGGCCCTGACCGCCGAGCTGAAGGCGGCCGGGCGTCTTTCCTGGGTCCAGGAGGAGTGCGACCTGCTCACCCGGGTGCGCGTTCCAGAGGACAACGCCCAGCCGCTGTTTCTGCGCTTCAAGGGGGCCGGGCGGTTGGACCGCGCGACCCTGGCCGTGCTGGAAGCGCTGCTGCAGCTGCGGCAGTCGCTGGCCGCCCAGAAGGACCGGCCGCCGTTCAAGGTGCTTTCCAACGCGGCGGTCATGAAACTGGCCCAGGCTCGGCCGCGCAGCCTGGAGGCCCTCAAAGCCACCGGCGCCCTGAGCCCCAAGCAGGTCAAGATGCTGGCGCGTCCGCTGCTCGCGACGGTGGCCGAGGCCGAGGCCCTGCCGCCCAACCGTCTGCCGCGCTACCCTCGCACGCGGGTGCCGGCGGTCGGCCCCGAGGTGGCCAACCGCGCCGAGGCCCTCAAACGCTGGCGGGAGAAGCGGGGCAGCGCCCTCGGCCTCTCACCGGGGCTGCTGTGCAATAACACCCTCATTACGGCGCTTGCGGCCCGCAACCCCCGCCGCCCGGCGGACCTCGACAGCCTGCCGGATTTGAAGAACTGGCAGAAGCAGGTTTTCGGGGATGAAATCCTCCAGGTTCTCAGGAAAATCTCCCCCTAG
- a CDS encoding MFS transporter, which produces MESTVSRSQRLRVFIPFALGYFLSYLYRVVNAVIAPDLVADLGIGSAGLGLLTAVYFLTFAAFQLPLGVLLDRFGPRRVEAVLLVLAGSGALLFARAETTAGLVLGRALIGLGVSACLMAAFTAFVFWFPRQRLPGINGLQLAAGGLGAVTATAPVQFALQVTDWRGVFLMLGVVTLAAAAGVYLVVPEGRPPDRGAGLRSQLRGIVTVFTSPVFWRVAPWCTFSQATFLSIQGLWAGPWLRDVAGLPRLAVAQVLFWVALAMVAGFIVMGRFTQWLAQRGVPVRSVAAAGMGIFMAVQILVILEAPLPPLLLWAAFGLFGTSGILCYADLTQQFPDTLAGRVNTGLNLLVFVAAFAAQWGIGAVITLWLPGPAGGYAPEGYQAGFGAMLGLQFLALAWFGWAGRRRPKPV; this is translated from the coding sequence GTGGAGAGTACCGTATCACGCAGCCAGCGCTTGCGCGTTTTTATTCCCTTCGCCCTGGGTTATTTTCTCTCCTACCTCTACCGGGTCGTCAACGCCGTCATCGCCCCCGACCTGGTGGCCGACCTGGGGATCGGCTCGGCCGGGCTGGGGCTGCTGACGGCGGTCTATTTTCTGACCTTCGCCGCCTTCCAGCTGCCCCTGGGGGTGCTGCTGGACCGCTTCGGGCCGCGGCGGGTGGAGGCCGTGCTGCTGGTTCTGGCCGGCAGCGGGGCCCTGCTCTTCGCTCGCGCCGAGACCACCGCCGGGCTGGTGCTCGGGCGGGCCTTGATCGGCCTGGGCGTTTCGGCCTGCCTGATGGCGGCCTTCACCGCCTTCGTTTTCTGGTTTCCACGCCAGCGCCTGCCGGGCATCAACGGGCTCCAGCTGGCCGCCGGCGGCCTGGGAGCGGTGACGGCCACGGCGCCGGTGCAGTTCGCGCTGCAGGTGACCGACTGGCGGGGCGTTTTTCTGATGCTGGGGGTGGTGACCCTGGCCGCCGCCGCTGGCGTCTATCTGGTGGTGCCCGAAGGGCGCCCGCCCGACCGCGGCGCCGGGCTGCGGTCCCAGCTGCGGGGCATCGTGACGGTCTTCACCAGTCCGGTCTTCTGGCGCGTTGCCCCCTGGTGCACCTTTTCGCAGGCGACGTTTCTCTCCATTCAAGGCTTGTGGGCGGGCCCCTGGCTGCGGGACGTGGCCGGGCTGCCGAGACTGGCCGTGGCCCAGGTGCTGTTCTGGGTGGCGCTGGCGATGGTGGCCGGCTTCATCGTCATGGGGCGCTTCACCCAGTGGCTGGCCCAGCGGGGCGTCCCGGTGCGCAGCGTGGCCGCCGCGGGGATGGGAATCTTCATGGCGGTCCAGATTCTGGTGATCCTGGAGGCGCCGCTGCCGCCGCTGCTTCTCTGGGCCGCTTTCGGGCTCTTCGGCACGAGCGGGATCCTCTGTTACGCCGACCTGACCCAGCAGTTTCCCGACACTCTCGCCGGGCGGGTCAACACCGGACTCAACCTGCTGGTGTTCGTTGCGGCCTTTGCCGCCCAGTGGGGGATCGGCGCCGTGATCACCCTGTGGCTGCCCGGCCCCGCCGGCGGCTACGCCCCCGAAGGCTATCAGGCCGGCTTCGGGGCGATGCTGGGACTGCAGTTCCTCGCGCTGGCCTGGTTCGGCTGGGCGGGTCGGCGCCGCCCAAAACCGGTTTGA
- a CDS encoding alpha/beta hydrolase — translation MARPIRFLCENLWLQGVLEENGAARAMVITHPHPLYGGDMDNPVVMAIAAACRKKGVSALRFNFRGVGASQGAYSDGLGEQQDLLAALGYLRTAGFEAPLVAGYSFGSWVNARAAVAADVNADQIMVSPPVAVMDFSAVPALPGLRLAVTGASDEIAPAEAVGALAKRLNPAARVVVIPRADHFYGGALAQLEMALAAAL, via the coding sequence ATGGCGCGTCCCATCCGGTTTCTTTGCGAAAATCTGTGGCTCCAGGGGGTCCTCGAGGAAAACGGCGCGGCGCGCGCGATGGTGATCACCCATCCCCACCCGCTCTACGGCGGGGACATGGACAACCCCGTGGTGATGGCCATCGCCGCGGCCTGCCGCAAAAAAGGGGTGAGCGCCCTGCGCTTCAACTTCAGGGGGGTGGGCGCCAGCCAGGGGGCATACAGCGACGGCCTCGGCGAGCAGCAGGATCTGCTGGCCGCGCTGGGCTACCTGCGCACGGCGGGCTTCGAGGCCCCCCTGGTCGCCGGGTATTCGTTCGGCAGCTGGGTGAACGCCCGCGCCGCGGTCGCGGCCGATGTGAATGCGGATCAGATCATGGTCTCGCCGCCGGTGGCCGTCATGGACTTCAGCGCCGTGCCGGCCCTGCCCGGGCTGCGGCTGGCGGTGACCGGGGCCAGCGACGAGATCGCGCCCGCCGAGGCGGTCGGTGCACTCGCCAAACGCCTCAACCCGGCGGCGCGGGTGGTGGTGATTCCCCGGGCCGATCATTTCTACGGCGGCGCACTGGCGCAGCTGGAGATGGCGCTGGCGGCGGCGCTCTGA
- a CDS encoding acyltransferase, which translates to MRKDHRPYAVKKGYLRFQKLYARHFLKPQFDRVGSGAFFIKPWHVEVFGGPVTLGDNVTIIATADRKVRLSVWSDRPGRGAIRVGDCSLLCPGVRISSAAAVSIGSSCMLASGVYITDGDWHGIYDRVSMGRAQPVSLAQNVWVGDSAIICKGVAIGANSIVGAGSVVVGDIPANAIAAGNPARVVKLLDPAAALITRADWYADPARLARDFELLDRANLARNTFGHWLRTLLLPLRGD; encoded by the coding sequence TTGAGAAAAGACCATCGACCCTACGCCGTTAAAAAGGGTTACCTGCGCTTCCAGAAGCTTTACGCCCGCCACTTCCTGAAACCCCAGTTCGACCGCGTGGGCAGCGGCGCCTTTTTCATCAAGCCGTGGCACGTGGAGGTTTTCGGCGGCCCCGTGACCCTGGGGGATAACGTCACGATCATCGCCACCGCCGACCGTAAGGTGCGGCTGTCGGTCTGGTCGGACCGGCCCGGGCGCGGCGCCATCCGGGTGGGGGATTGCAGCTTGCTCTGCCCGGGGGTCAGGATCAGCTCGGCGGCCGCGGTCAGCATCGGTTCCAGCTGCATGCTGGCCAGCGGGGTCTACATCACCGACGGGGATTGGCACGGCATCTACGACCGCGTCTCGATGGGACGCGCGCAGCCGGTCAGCCTGGCGCAAAACGTCTGGGTGGGCGATAGCGCCATCATCTGCAAGGGGGTCGCCATCGGCGCCAACAGCATCGTCGGTGCCGGTTCGGTGGTGGTCGGCGACATCCCGGCCAATGCCATCGCCGCCGGCAATCCCGCCCGGGTGGTCAAGCTCCTGGATCCCGCCGCGGCGCTGATCACGCGCGCCGACTGGTACGCCGATCCGGCGCGCCTGGCGCGGGATTTTGAACTCCTGGACCGCGCCAACCTGGCCCGCAACACCTTCGGCCACTGGCTGCGGACCCTGCTGCTACCGCTCAGGGGCGATTGA
- a CDS encoding VanZ family protein produces MKARIPELLSAWLPPAAYCLLIFSASARPALPGMDAFAHQDKLVHGLAYAVMGALFHRALKRTLPPRFSGLTVAFAIGLATLYGLSDEFHQSFVPGRTAAAGDLAADFLGSLVGALLHRRLALTRRPRPGAIRGLTKDRRSDKETR; encoded by the coding sequence TTGAAAGCCCGTATCCCAGAGCTGCTGAGCGCCTGGCTGCCCCCAGCGGCATACTGCCTGTTGATTTTCAGCGCCTCCGCGCGCCCCGCGCTGCCCGGCATGGACGCCTTTGCCCACCAGGACAAACTTGTCCACGGTTTAGCTTACGCGGTGATGGGGGCCCTCTTCCACCGCGCCCTGAAACGCACCCTGCCACCCCGATTTTCGGGCCTGACGGTGGCCTTCGCCATCGGGCTGGCCACCCTCTACGGCCTCAGCGACGAGTTCCACCAGAGTTTCGTCCCCGGCCGGACCGCCGCGGCCGGCGACCTGGCCGCGGATTTCCTGGGCAGCCTGGTGGGCGCCCTGCTCCACCGACGCCTGGCGCTCACCCGCCGGCCGCGGCCCGGCGCAATTCGCGGATTGACAAAAGACCGCCGTTCCGATAAGGAAACCAGGTGA
- a CDS encoding phenyltransferase domain-containing protein, with protein sequence MPVSPLKERPAVSVAVLAGLIAAAQKPSGEIPWSPGDKTDPWDHIEAAMGLQLGGYLAEARQAFRWLARTQLPDGSWYQSYRDGQPAQKGREAHHAAYIAVGLYHYYLVTGDPGLLHQMWPTLCGGIDFALGLQAQGGEVHWAVSPAGKVDRMALLTGCSSIFMSLKCALAVARLLGRPRPGWQAALERLGEAIRQRPHHFNMAKSRFSMDWFYPVLAGAVTGAAAESRIRRSWKKFIVQGQGVRCVSDQPWVTIAETCELVLALAAIGRRDLAGMIFGWISGKRYPDGAFWCGFTFPEMVVWPSEKVTWTQAVALLAADALFDLTPAGRLFDHRLWAAGGAPGGLDRGPGRRA encoded by the coding sequence ATGCCCGTATCCCCCCTCAAAGAGCGCCCGGCGGTCTCGGTAGCCGTCCTTGCCGGGCTGATCGCGGCCGCCCAGAAACCCAGCGGCGAAATCCCCTGGAGCCCGGGCGACAAGACTGACCCCTGGGACCACATCGAGGCCGCCATGGGCCTGCAACTGGGTGGCTATCTGGCCGAAGCCCGTCAGGCCTTCCGCTGGCTGGCGCGCACGCAGCTTCCCGACGGCAGCTGGTACCAGTCCTACCGGGACGGGCAACCCGCCCAGAAGGGGCGCGAGGCCCACCACGCCGCCTACATCGCCGTGGGGCTTTACCATTACTACTTGGTGACCGGGGACCCCGGATTGCTGCATCAGATGTGGCCCACCCTCTGCGGTGGGATCGACTTCGCCCTGGGCTTGCAGGCCCAGGGCGGCGAAGTTCACTGGGCCGTCAGCCCCGCCGGCAAGGTCGACCGCATGGCGCTTTTGACCGGCTGCAGCTCGATTTTCATGAGCCTCAAGTGCGCCCTGGCAGTGGCGCGCCTTCTGGGTCGCCCCCGGCCGGGCTGGCAGGCGGCCCTGGAGCGCCTGGGGGAGGCCATCCGCCAGCGCCCCCACCACTTCAACATGGCCAAATCGCGTTTTTCGATGGACTGGTTTTACCCGGTGCTGGCCGGGGCGGTCACCGGGGCGGCCGCCGAGAGCCGCATCCGGCGCTCCTGGAAAAAATTCATCGTCCAGGGCCAGGGGGTACGCTGCGTTTCGGACCAGCCCTGGGTCACCATCGCCGAGACCTGCGAATTGGTGCTGGCCCTGGCGGCCATCGGCCGGCGCGACCTGGCCGGGATGATTTTCGGCTGGATCAGCGGCAAGCGCTATCCCGACGGGGCCTTCTGGTGCGGGTTCACCTTCCCGGAAATGGTGGTCTGGCCATCGGAAAAGGTCACCTGGACCCAGGCGGTGGCCCTGCTGGCGGCCGATGCGCTCTTCGATTTGACCCCCGCCGGGCGCCTGTTCGACCATCGCCTCTGGGCGGCGGGCGGGGCCCCCGGGGGGCTGGATCGGGGTCCGGGGAGGCGAGCTTGA